One genomic window of Pigmentiphaga litoralis includes the following:
- the mraY gene encoding phospho-N-acetylmuramoyl-pentapeptide-transferase, giving the protein MLLELAQWLSEDFRGFSVFSYITLRAVFACATSLLIGLVAGPWVIRRLTALKIGQAVRAYGPESHLVKNGTPTMGGALILISIGVSTVLWADWSNRFVWVVLLVTFGFGWIGWADDYRKVVRRDPEGMPAREKMFWQALIGLVASVYLTFAIAAPDLAGTWVLFRDWIHGGFTMALPTRADLIVPFFKSISLPLGALGFMVLTWMVIVGTSNAVNLTDGLDGLAIMPTVLVGSALGVFAYVVGRTDYSRYLLFPYIPGASELMVICAALAGAGLAFLWFNAYPAQVFMGDVGALALGGALGTMAVIVRQEIVLFIMGGVFVVETLSVIMQVTWFKYTKKRYGQGRRIFKMAPLHHHFEVSGWKETQVVVRFWIITMMLVLIGLSTLKLR; this is encoded by the coding sequence ATGCTGCTTGAACTGGCCCAGTGGCTATCCGAAGACTTCCGGGGCTTCTCGGTTTTCAGCTATATCACGCTGCGCGCGGTGTTCGCATGCGCAACGTCGTTGTTGATCGGGCTGGTGGCCGGGCCGTGGGTGATCCGCCGCCTGACCGCGCTCAAGATCGGCCAGGCCGTGCGCGCCTACGGTCCGGAATCGCATCTGGTCAAGAACGGCACGCCGACCATGGGCGGCGCGCTGATCCTGATTTCGATCGGCGTGTCGACCGTGTTGTGGGCCGACTGGAGCAACCGCTTCGTGTGGGTGGTGCTGCTGGTGACCTTCGGCTTTGGCTGGATCGGCTGGGCCGACGATTACCGCAAGGTGGTGCGCCGCGATCCGGAAGGCATGCCGGCGCGCGAAAAGATGTTCTGGCAGGCGCTGATCGGCCTGGTGGCCTCGGTCTATCTGACCTTTGCGATCGCGGCGCCCGACCTGGCCGGCACCTGGGTGCTGTTCCGGGATTGGATCCACGGCGGCTTCACGATGGCGTTGCCGACGCGGGCCGACCTGATCGTGCCGTTCTTCAAGAGCATCAGCCTGCCGCTGGGCGCGCTGGGCTTCATGGTGCTGACGTGGATGGTGATTGTTGGCACCAGCAATGCGGTCAACCTGACCGACGGGCTGGATGGCCTGGCGATCATGCCGACCGTGCTGGTGGGCAGTGCGCTGGGCGTGTTCGCGTATGTCGTCGGCCGGACCGACTATTCGCGCTACCTGCTGTTTCCGTACATTCCGGGCGCATCGGAACTGATGGTGATCTGCGCGGCGCTGGCCGGCGCGGGCCTGGCGTTCCTGTGGTTCAACGCGTATCCGGCGCAGGTGTTCATGGGTGACGTCGGCGCGCTGGCGCTGGGCGGCGCGCTGGGCACCATGGCCGTGATCGTGCGCCAGGAAATCGTGCTGTTCATCATGGGCGGCGTGTTCGTGGTCGAAACGCTGTCGGTGATCATGCAGGTCACGTGGTTCAAGTACACGAAGAAGCGGTATGGCCAAGGCCGCCGCATCTTCAAGATGGCGCCGCTGCACCATCACTTTGAAGTCAGCGGCTGGAAAGAAACGCAGGTCGTCGTGCGGTTCTGGATCATCACCATGATGTTGGTGCTGATCGGACTGTCGACCCTCAAGTTGCGGTGA
- the murD gene encoding UDP-N-acetylmuramoyl-L-alanine--D-glutamate ligase, with protein sequence MDTLESPVAMPFTLVLGLGETGSAAVQWCVRTGCGVRVADTRTETNGLAALREQAGDAEFVLGAAALRDIDGESQFDPALLDGVERVVLSPGLSPRLAPARALVDAAKARGIPVIGEIELFAQALNMLKNEQAYAPKVLAITGTNGKTTVTSLTGRLVAAAGKSVAVAGNISPAALTALMAAQDAGALPDVWVLELSSFQMETTSSLRPDAAVVLNVTQDHLDWHGDMASYAAAKAKLLAASAIAIVNRDDPTTVAMVDRLDAERVRSFGRDLPALAGDMGMDHSHGVAWLAESAFDEFDAEPVKRKKNDPILRAAGRVVRLMPVDALLVRGQHNAANVLAALQLARCIGLSLVPMLHSVRDYRGEPHRVEFLRTIGGVDFIDDSKGTNVGATVAALEGLGQRSVLIAGGVGKGQDFAPLARAVALHARAVVLIGRDAPAIADALASTNVPLVTSESLEAAVHTALTHAEDGDAVLLSPACASFDMFRDYKHRADVFDAAVTELAHDRGEI encoded by the coding sequence ATGGACACGCTGGAGTCTCCTGTCGCGATGCCGTTCACCCTGGTCCTTGGCCTGGGCGAGACGGGCTCGGCCGCCGTGCAGTGGTGCGTACGCACCGGCTGCGGCGTGCGCGTCGCCGACACGCGGACCGAAACGAACGGCCTGGCCGCGCTGCGCGAGCAGGCGGGCGACGCCGAGTTCGTGCTCGGCGCGGCGGCCCTGCGGGACATCGATGGCGAATCGCAGTTCGACCCCGCGCTGCTGGATGGCGTGGAACGTGTCGTGTTGAGCCCCGGCCTGTCGCCCCGCCTGGCTCCGGCCCGCGCGCTGGTCGATGCGGCCAAGGCACGCGGCATTCCGGTCATCGGCGAAATCGAACTGTTCGCGCAAGCACTGAACATGCTCAAGAATGAGCAGGCTTATGCCCCCAAGGTATTGGCCATTACCGGCACCAATGGCAAGACCACGGTCACGTCCCTGACCGGCCGGCTGGTGGCCGCCGCGGGCAAGTCGGTGGCGGTGGCGGGCAACATCAGCCCCGCCGCGCTGACGGCCCTGATGGCCGCGCAAGACGCCGGCGCCTTGCCCGACGTGTGGGTGCTGGAGCTGTCCAGCTTCCAGATGGAGACCACGAGCAGCCTGCGGCCCGACGCCGCGGTGGTGCTGAACGTGACGCAGGACCACCTGGACTGGCATGGCGACATGGCGTCCTACGCTGCCGCCAAAGCCAAGCTGCTGGCCGCGTCCGCCATCGCGATCGTGAATCGTGATGACCCGACCACGGTCGCCATGGTCGATCGCCTGGACGCCGAACGGGTGCGCAGCTTTGGCCGCGACCTGCCCGCGCTGGCCGGCGACATGGGCATGGACCACAGCCATGGCGTGGCCTGGCTGGCCGAATCGGCGTTTGACGAATTCGATGCCGAGCCGGTCAAGCGCAAAAAGAACGATCCCATCCTGCGGGCCGCCGGGCGCGTCGTGCGCCTGATGCCGGTCGACGCCTTGCTGGTGCGCGGTCAGCACAACGCCGCCAATGTGCTGGCGGCGCTGCAACTGGCCCGGTGCATCGGCCTGTCGTTGGTGCCGATGCTGCACTCGGTGCGCGATTACCGCGGCGAGCCGCATCGGGTGGAATTCCTGCGCACCATTGGTGGCGTGGACTTCATCGACGACAGCAAGGGCACGAACGTGGGCGCCACCGTGGCGGCGCTCGAAGGCCTGGGCCAGCGGTCGGTGTTGATCGCGGGCGGTGTGGGTAAGGGGCAGGACTTTGCACCCCTGGCGCGCGCCGTGGCGCTGCATGCCCGCGCCGTGGTCCTGATCGGGCGCGACGCACCTGCGATTGCCGATGCCTTGGCCAGCACCAACGTGCCGCTGGTGACGAGCGAGTCGCTCGAAGCCGCCGTCCATACCGCCCTGACACACGCCGAAGATGGCGACGCGGTGCTGCTGTCGCCAGCCTGCGCCAGCTTCGACATGTTCCGCGACTACAAGCACCGCGCCGATGTGTTCGACGCCGCGGTCAC